The following are from one region of the Lentimicrobiaceae bacterium genome:
- a CDS encoding 2-oxoisovalerate dehydrogenase, whose protein sequence is MKTFGIKNTDKETLKEWYYLMSLGRKLDDRAPNYLKQALGWSYHAPYAGHDGIQLAIGQVFQKNTDHFFPYYRDMLSAISAGINAEEIILNGISKGTDIASGGRHMSNHFAKPEWNIHNVSSATGNHTLHAVGVARAIKKYGAKAVAISSQGESSTSEGYVYEAINGASNEKLPVIFVFQDNNYGISVHKRDQTANWRAADNFRGFKNLRIIYCDGKNVFDSMNAMTEARKHAIEKQEPVIVHASVVRIHSHSNSDKHELYRDENERFCAMANDPFDRYRKTLIISGRVSEAELDELDKKAKDEVSKAHKKALAAPDPKPESIFNFVIPEAYAAAKYPEGIHNQSAGEKLKLIQALNSTLKAEFRHNPDTFIWGQDIANKEKGGIFNVSKGLQQEFGIERVFNAPIAEDFIMGTANGMSRFNDKIRIVVEGAEFADYFWPAMEQFVEVTHDYWRSNGAFSPNVTIRLASGGYIGGGLYHSQTIEGALATFPGIRIVYPSFADDAAGLLRTAIRSKGPTLFLEPKALYNDPLAETYVPDDFEVPFGKARVRREGKDLTIITYGNTTHMSLAVAEQIAAETGKSIEVIDIRSLIPLDKETILHSIQKTNRALVVHEDKVFGGFGGEIAAIITEEAFNFLDAPVKRVGSTFTPVGFNRILEKAILPDKERIYKAAVEILHF, encoded by the coding sequence ATGAAAACTTTTGGGATTAAAAATACTGACAAAGAAACACTAAAAGAATGGTACTATTTGATGTCGCTTGGTCGCAAGCTTGACGACAGGGCACCAAATTATCTGAAACAGGCACTGGGATGGTCATACCACGCTCCATATGCCGGACATGATGGCATACAACTGGCCATCGGGCAGGTTTTTCAAAAAAACACTGACCATTTCTTCCCGTATTACCGCGACATGCTCTCTGCAATTTCTGCAGGAATCAATGCTGAAGAGATTATTCTCAACGGAATTTCCAAAGGCACTGACATTGCCAGTGGCGGAAGGCATATGTCCAATCACTTTGCAAAACCGGAATGGAACATTCACAATGTCTCATCTGCCACGGGAAATCACACACTCCATGCTGTAGGAGTAGCCCGGGCCATAAAAAAATACGGAGCAAAGGCAGTTGCAATCAGCAGTCAGGGTGAATCTTCAACATCCGAAGGATATGTTTACGAAGCCATCAACGGGGCCTCTAACGAAAAACTTCCGGTAATTTTTGTTTTTCAGGATAATAACTATGGCATTTCTGTTCATAAACGCGATCAAACAGCCAATTGGAGAGCAGCTGATAATTTCAGAGGGTTCAAAAACCTCAGAATCATTTATTGTGATGGAAAGAATGTATTTGATTCGATGAATGCCATGACTGAAGCCCGCAAACATGCTATTGAGAAACAGGAACCTGTTATCGTGCATGCGAGTGTTGTCAGAATACATTCACATTCAAACTCTGATAAACATGAGTTATATCGTGATGAAAACGAGCGCTTCTGTGCTATGGCCAACGATCCTTTTGACAGGTACAGAAAAACTCTTATTATCTCAGGCCGGGTAAGCGAAGCTGAACTTGACGAACTCGATAAAAAGGCCAAGGATGAAGTTTCAAAAGCGCACAAAAAAGCCCTGGCAGCTCCAGATCCAAAACCTGAAAGCATATTTAACTTTGTGATACCTGAAGCCTATGCCGCTGCAAAATACCCCGAAGGCATACACAACCAGTCTGCTGGCGAAAAACTAAAACTCATACAAGCTCTCAACAGCACACTTAAAGCAGAGTTCAGGCACAATCCTGACACATTTATTTGGGGGCAGGATATTGCCAATAAGGAAAAAGGCGGAATTTTTAATGTCAGCAAAGGACTTCAACAGGAATTTGGCATTGAACGTGTGTTTAATGCACCCATCGCCGAAGATTTTATTATGGGAACGGCCAATGGAATGAGCCGGTTTAACGACAAAATCAGAATTGTGGTGGAAGGAGCAGAATTTGCCGACTATTTCTGGCCGGCAATGGAACAATTTGTTGAAGTTACACATGATTATTGGCGCAGCAATGGTGCTTTTTCACCCAATGTAACCATTCGCCTGGCTTCAGGTGGGTATATTGGCGGCGGCCTTTACCATTCACAAACCATTGAAGGTGCACTGGCTACGTTTCCGGGCATCAGAATTGTTTACCCATCATTTGCCGATGATGCTGCCGGTTTATTGAGAACAGCCATCCGTTCAAAAGGACCCACACTTTTTCTTGAGCCCAAGGCCCTTTACAACGATCCACTGGCCGAAACCTATGTACCTGACGATTTTGAAGTGCCTTTCGGCAAAGCACGTGTCCGCCGCGAAGGAAAGGATCTTACCATCATTACTTACGGAAATACAACACACATGAGTTTGGCCGTGGCCGAACAAATTGCGGCCGAAACCGGAAAAAGTATCGAAGTCATTGACATCCGATCTCTTATTCCTCTTGACAAAGAAACCATTCTTCATTCAATCCAAAAAACCAACAGGGCTTTGGTTGTTCATGAAGACAAAGTCTTTGGCGGATTTGGCGGTGAAATTGCAGCCATTATTACCGAAGAAGCTTTTAACTTTCTTGATGCCCCGGTAAAACGGGTTGGCTCAACCTTTACCCCTGTCGGATTTAACCGGATTCTTGAAAAAGCAATTCTGCCTGATAAAGAACGAATTTATAAAGCAGCTGTTGAGATACTTCACTTCTGA
- a CDS encoding threonylcarbamoyl-AMP synthase: MNEEFENEVSRTLKTLKDGGIILYPTDTVWGLGCDALNQRAVDKIYKLKQRESSKSLIILVDSFDMLKTYVDKVPEIALDLINSIDKPVTVIYDNAHNLPKNLLAADKTIAIRIVKNDFCQRLIAELKRPIISTSANISGEPTPLVFSKISENVKNQVDYCVQMFHEQFIQAKASTILRLFENGEYQVIRD; this comes from the coding sequence ATGAACGAAGAATTTGAAAATGAAGTCAGTAGAACATTGAAAACACTTAAGGATGGAGGTATTATCCTTTATCCTACTGACACCGTGTGGGGTTTGGGTTGTGATGCCCTGAATCAACGTGCTGTTGATAAAATTTATAAATTAAAGCAACGCGAAAGTTCAAAAAGTCTGATAATTCTGGTTGACAGCTTTGATATGCTGAAAACTTATGTCGACAAAGTTCCTGAAATTGCACTTGATTTAATCAACAGTATTGACAAACCCGTTACTGTGATTTATGACAATGCACACAATCTCCCTAAAAACCTTTTAGCTGCCGACAAAACAATTGCCATCAGAATTGTAAAAAATGATTTCTGTCAGCGCTTAATCGCTGAATTAAAACGTCCTATTATTTCAACTTCTGCCAATATCAGCGGTGAACCTACCCCGTTGGTGTTCAGCAAAATATCTGAAAATGTTAAAAATCAGGTAGATTATTGCGTTCAGATGTTCCATGAACAGTTTATTCAGGCCAAAGCCTCTACTATTCTGCGACTTTTCGAAAATGGCGAATATCAGGTTATCAGAGACTAA
- a CDS encoding glycosyltransferase family 9 protein translates to MKHTALPQRILIIQTASLGDVILSTALAETLHQAFPGTCIDFLVKKGYEHLFLNHPFVSKVHCWDKKNHKYRNLFRIIRAVRNSHYNAVINVQRFASSGLITALSGAPIRSGFSKNPFSFTFTHKAIHTINANGSNEHEIQRNHHLISFMKEMNLIKPAIYPGKNEKESVLQWTKEKYITISPASLWFTKQYPIHKWIDFVSNIPQGLSVILLGSKDDKDLCQSIMEANNEKRIYNLAGELSFLQSAALMQQAEMNFVNDSAPQHMASSVNAPVTAIFCSTVPAFGFGPVSDNAVVIETKDKLDCRPCGLHGWQKCPEGHFNCAESITTQQLLNRIKR, encoded by the coding sequence ATGAAGCATACGGCATTACCTCAGCGTATCCTGATTATTCAAACCGCTTCATTGGGCGATGTAATTCTATCAACAGCCCTTGCCGAAACTCTGCACCAGGCGTTTCCAGGTACCTGTATTGATTTCCTGGTAAAAAAAGGATATGAACATCTCTTCCTGAATCACCCGTTTGTAAGCAAAGTCCATTGCTGGGACAAGAAAAATCACAAATACCGTAACCTTTTCCGCATTATCCGCGCCGTCAGAAACAGTCACTACAATGCTGTTATCAATGTGCAACGCTTTGCCTCCTCAGGCCTTATAACCGCATTATCCGGCGCACCAATCCGATCAGGGTTTTCAAAAAATCCCTTTTCATTTACCTTTACCCATAAAGCTATACATACCATCAACGCTAATGGCAGTAACGAGCATGAGATTCAGCGCAACCACCATCTGATAAGTTTCATGAAAGAAATGAATCTGATAAAACCTGCCATTTATCCGGGTAAGAATGAAAAAGAATCGGTTCTTCAATGGACCAAAGAAAAATATATAACCATTTCTCCTGCTTCATTGTGGTTTACAAAACAATATCCAATACATAAATGGATTGATTTTGTCAGCAACATTCCACAGGGTTTAAGTGTTATATTGCTTGGCTCAAAAGATGATAAAGACTTGTGTCAATCTATTATGGAGGCAAACAATGAAAAAAGGATTTATAATCTTGCCGGAGAACTGAGTTTTTTACAATCAGCAGCTTTGATGCAGCAGGCTGAGATGAATTTTGTAAATGACTCTGCTCCACAGCATATGGCTTCTTCGGTTAATGCACCGGTAACAGCCATTTTTTGCTCAACTGTGCCAGCTTTCGGATTTGGACCAGTGTCAGATAATGCCGTGGTGATAGAAACCAAAGACAAACTGGATTGCCGGCCTTGCGGCCTCCATGGCTGGCAAAAATGCCCTGAAGGCCATTTTAATTGCGCTGAATCAATTACTACACAACAACTGCTCAACAGAATAAAACGATGA
- a CDS encoding 2,3,4,5-tetrahydropyridine-2,6-dicarboxylate N-succinyltransferase: MTESLENIIEAAWNNRELLKEVRTCEAIKEVIKQLDAGEIRVAEPKGEHWTVNEWVKKAVILYFPIMQMEVTESGPLEFHDKIPLKHHYSNLGVRVVPHAIARYGSYLAPGVILMPGYVNIGAYVDSHTMVDTWATVGSCAQIGKNVHLSGGVGIGGVLEPVQAAPVIIEDGCFIGSRCIVVEGVRIGREAVLGANVVITQSTKIIDVSKSEAVEYKGFVPPRSVVIPGSYTKHFPAGDYQVSCALIIGQRKESTDLKTSLNDALRDFGIQA, encoded by the coding sequence ATGACCGAAAGTTTAGAAAACATTATAGAAGCAGCATGGAACAACCGCGAACTTCTGAAAGAAGTCAGAACCTGCGAAGCTATCAAAGAAGTAATAAAACAGCTGGATGCCGGAGAAATACGCGTAGCTGAACCTAAAGGCGAACATTGGACTGTAAATGAATGGGTTAAAAAAGCGGTCATTTTGTATTTCCCCATCATGCAAATGGAAGTAACAGAATCAGGCCCGCTTGAATTTCATGATAAAATTCCATTAAAACATCACTACAGCAACCTTGGTGTCAGGGTTGTTCCTCACGCCATTGCCAGATATGGTTCCTATCTTGCACCGGGCGTAATTTTGATGCCTGGTTATGTAAACATAGGGGCTTACGTTGACAGTCATACGATGGTTGACACTTGGGCAACCGTAGGTTCATGCGCCCAGATTGGCAAAAATGTTCACCTTTCGGGCGGTGTTGGCATTGGCGGAGTGCTTGAACCTGTTCAGGCAGCGCCTGTCATCATTGAAGACGGTTGTTTTATTGGCTCCCGTTGCATTGTGGTTGAGGGCGTTCGCATTGGCCGTGAAGCCGTATTGGGAGCAAATGTTGTGATTACACAATCCACCAAAATTATTGATGTTTCGAAAAGCGAAGCAGTTGAATACAAAGGATTTGTTCCTCCGCGGTCTGTAGTTATTCCCGGGTCTTATACAAAACATTTCCCTGCTGGTGATTATCAGGTTTCATGTGCATTAATTATCGGGCAACGTAAAGAATCAACCGATCTGAAAACATCGTTGAATGATGCACTTCGTGATTTTGGCATACAGGCATAA
- the ruvX gene encoding Holliday junction resolvase RuvX produces MGRILAIDYGQKRVGLAVTDVDQIIASPLTTVHSKDIISFLKNYIKSENVELFVVGEPRQMNNTASESVKYIDPFVRLLAKEFPEIKVVRIDERFTSKIAQQVILNSGLKKKDRQNKSLVDTISAAVILQSYLEMRSFGLPS; encoded by the coding sequence ATGGGAAGGATTCTGGCGATTGATTATGGACAAAAGCGGGTAGGACTGGCTGTTACTGATGTAGATCAGATTATTGCTTCTCCTCTTACAACCGTACATTCAAAGGATATTATAAGCTTCCTGAAAAATTACATCAAGTCTGAAAATGTGGAGTTGTTTGTGGTTGGAGAACCCCGCCAGATGAACAATACGGCATCTGAATCGGTTAAATATATTGATCCTTTTGTACGCCTTTTAGCTAAGGAATTTCCCGAAATAAAAGTGGTGCGTATTGATGAACGATTTACTTCTAAGATAGCCCAGCAGGTTATTTTAAACTCCGGACTTAAAAAAAAGGACAGGCAGAATAAATCACTTGTCGATACCATCAGTGCGGCTGTTATACTTCAGTCATATCTTGAAATGAGGTCATTCGGGTTACCTTCCTGA
- a CDS encoding peptide deformylase codes for MILPVVAFGHPNLRKVAVDIDKDYPGLEQFIADMFETMYASNGVGLAAPQVNRSIRLFVIDATPYAEDFPGETELKKVFINARIIEEAGEEWAFNEGCLSIPEIREDVMRKPELRIQYYDENFVFHDERKSGVLARVIQHEYDHLDGILFVDLINPLRKIMLKRKLNDITKGLVKTDYKMIFPMAKKKPAF; via the coding sequence ATGATTTTACCAGTTGTTGCCTTTGGCCACCCCAATTTAAGAAAAGTTGCAGTGGATATTGATAAAGATTATCCCGGCCTTGAGCAGTTCATTGCCGACATGTTTGAAACGATGTATGCTTCAAATGGGGTTGGATTGGCTGCTCCGCAGGTAAACAGAAGTATTCGTTTGTTTGTTATTGATGCCACTCCTTATGCAGAGGATTTTCCTGGTGAAACTGAGTTGAAAAAGGTTTTTATCAATGCCCGTATTATTGAAGAAGCCGGAGAAGAGTGGGCTTTTAACGAAGGATGCCTTAGCATTCCTGAAATCCGTGAAGATGTGATGCGCAAACCCGAATTGCGTATTCAATATTATGATGAGAATTTTGTTTTTCATGATGAAAGAAAATCGGGCGTGCTGGCCAGGGTAATTCAGCATGAATACGACCACCTTGATGGTATTTTATTTGTTGATTTGATTAATCCGCTTCGCAAAATTATGCTGAAACGCAAATTAAACGATATAACAAAAGGGCTGGTTAAAACAGACTATAAAATGATTTTTCCAATGGCTAAGAAAAAGCCGGCTTTCTGA
- a CDS encoding TIGR00159 family protein yields the protein MPELVIPFFIGFRLLDVIDILLVAFMLYELYNLVKGTAAINILLGIVAVFLVWRLVRILEMELLTEILGAFISVGFIALIVVFQPEIRKFLLLLGTPTFIRKNHRRFLFWKIHYNNDESLSIDPIVQACHKMALSKTGALIVLGKINDLEEYINTGEITDARISEQLIINIFYKNSPLHDGAMVIMNNKIKAASCILPVSKKADLPAHIGLRHRSAIGITEKSDAVAIVVSEQTGKISWCKGGELNLNIQPSRLKTLLEEEFNLEK from the coding sequence ATGCCAGAACTTGTTATTCCATTTTTTATAGGTTTCCGCTTACTCGATGTAATCGATATATTACTGGTGGCTTTCATGCTGTATGAACTTTACAATCTGGTAAAGGGAACTGCTGCTATTAATATTTTGCTGGGCATTGTTGCTGTATTTCTGGTATGGCGGTTAGTCAGAATTCTTGAGATGGAATTGCTCACCGAAATACTTGGCGCATTTATCAGTGTAGGTTTTATAGCTCTAATTGTTGTCTTCCAGCCCGAAATCAGAAAATTTCTGCTTTTACTTGGCACCCCAACCTTTATCAGGAAAAACCACCGGCGGTTTCTGTTCTGGAAAATCCACTACAACAATGACGAATCTCTGAGTATTGACCCGATAGTTCAGGCATGTCATAAAATGGCATTGTCAAAAACCGGTGCACTCATTGTCCTTGGTAAAATCAATGATTTGGAAGAGTATATCAATACCGGTGAAATTACCGATGCCCGTATCTCAGAACAACTCATTATCAATATCTTTTACAAAAATTCACCGCTTCATGATGGAGCCATGGTCATTATGAACAACAAAATAAAAGCTGCCAGTTGCATTTTGCCTGTATCAAAAAAAGCTGATTTGCCTGCCCATATAGGACTCAGGCATCGCTCTGCCATAGGAATTACTGAAAAATCAGACGCAGTGGCGATTGTTGTTTCCGAACAAACCGGAAAAATTTCGTGGTGCAAAGGCGGTGAACTAAATCTGAACATTCAGCCTTCAAGATTAAAAACTCTTCTCGAGGAAGAGTTTAACCTTGAAAAATAG
- the folP gene encoding dihydropteroate synthase: protein MDFSQTCLISCGSKQLDLSQPRIMGILNLTPDSFYAGSRHNKPDELLRKAAEMIDEGASILDLGAASTRPGAQTVSEEEEKNRLMPALEAIVKAFPEIIISVDTFRANIALASYNAGAGIINDISGGTLDKAMFSTVAKTEAAYVLMHIKGTPETMQTNPEYSDVVSEIREFFSERILALNQLGKHNIIIDPGFGFGKTLADNYKIMNNLDAFGSFGLPLLSGISRKSMINRVIGTAPSEALNGTTVLNTISLMKGAKILRVHDVKPAMEAIKLVKEYLLQS from the coding sequence ATGGATTTTTCACAAACCTGTCTAATTTCCTGTGGAAGTAAACAGCTCGATCTTTCACAACCCCGTATTATGGGGATTCTGAATCTTACTCCAGATTCGTTTTACGCCGGAAGCCGGCATAATAAACCCGATGAACTTCTTCGTAAAGCAGCAGAGATGATTGATGAAGGAGCTTCCATTCTCGACCTCGGCGCGGCATCTACCAGACCCGGCGCCCAAACTGTGAGTGAAGAGGAGGAAAAAAACAGATTAATGCCCGCTTTAGAGGCCATTGTAAAAGCATTTCCCGAAATAATCATCTCTGTAGACACATTCAGGGCCAATATAGCCCTCGCATCATACAACGCAGGAGCCGGCATTATCAATGACATCTCGGGAGGAACTTTAGATAAGGCCATGTTCAGCACTGTTGCAAAAACAGAGGCTGCTTACGTGCTTATGCACATCAAGGGAACGCCGGAAACAATGCAAACCAACCCTGAATATTCTGATGTGGTTAGTGAAATAAGGGAGTTTTTTTCCGAAAGGATATTGGCATTAAATCAGCTTGGAAAACATAACATTATTATTGATCCCGGCTTTGGTTTTGGAAAAACACTTGCTGATAATTATAAAATCATGAATAACCTTGATGCATTCGGCTCTTTCGGCCTTCCCTTACTCTCAGGCATTTCAAGAAAATCAATGATAAACAGGGTGATTGGAACAGCTCCTTCTGAAGCATTGAACGGAACCACGGTACTGAATACAATTTCATTAATGAAAGGAGCGAAAATTTTACGCGTTCACGATGTAAAGCCGGCAATGGAAGCCATCAAACTTGTAAAAGAATATTTACTGCAATCATAA
- a CDS encoding DUF1599 domain-containing protein: protein MTSDTSGQFDAAVTACKDIFLTKMKDYGTAWRVLRPESLTDQIYIKANRIRSIQGKGTHLVIEDEWPEFIGIINYAVIALIQLELGNSDELNMDPAEVERLYDKYIFAAKGLMMDKNHDYDEAWRNMRVSSLTDIILMKLLRVKQIEDNKGETFISEGVDANYFDMINYAVFALIKLTEQKSKLAEN, encoded by the coding sequence ATGACGTCTGATACCTCCGGACAATTTGATGCAGCAGTTACAGCCTGCAAAGATATATTTTTAACCAAAATGAAAGATTACGGTACTGCCTGGCGTGTATTGCGACCTGAATCTCTTACCGATCAGATTTACATTAAAGCAAATCGTATAAGAAGTATTCAGGGCAAAGGTACGCATCTTGTTATTGAAGATGAATGGCCCGAATTTATTGGTATCATAAATTATGCAGTTATTGCTTTAATACAACTTGAACTGGGCAATAGCGATGAACTGAACATGGATCCTGCCGAAGTTGAAAGGCTTTATGATAAGTATATTTTTGCTGCCAAAGGCCTGATGATGGATAAAAATCATGATTATGATGAAGCCTGGAGAAATATGAGGGTGAGCTCACTCACCGACATTATTCTGATGAAATTGCTCAGGGTGAAACAAATTGAAGATAACAAGGGCGAAACCTTTATTTCGGAAGGCGTGGATGCGAATTATTTTGATATGATTAATTATGCTGTCTTTGCCCTCATTAAATTAACTGAGCAAAAATCAAAATTAGCTGAGAATTAA
- a CDS encoding DoxX family membrane protein, which yields MKLRGTQIIHIFSRLLVGLVFIFSGFVKGIDPLGTAYRLEDYFIAWDAQFMMPLALTLSVLLCTMEFVLGVVVLLNLKPKTNAWILLVVMSFFTLLTLNDAIYNPVPDCGCFGDAIKLTNWQTFYKNVVLMVFALILFGMRKKANDKAGNIVAYGTASMVALLFISLSIYCYRHLPVIDFMDWKTGNKMYVENPQPVKYYLIYRNKESGETREYLSPDYPYNDSVWMTQWEYVDTRIEDPNSFKGHDLQIIDSLGSDLTDVIIRNPDYQFILVAWDLESANQKSLSDVNVLAQKAEAAGLGFVALTSTLPAAVNALSLQLNLQYDFYQADDITLKTMVRANPGLLLLKNGIVIDKWHYNDFPDYESFESRYLVNSKDK from the coding sequence ATGAAGCTTCGGGGCACTCAAATAATACATATATTTTCTCGCCTGCTGGTTGGGCTTGTTTTCATTTTTTCGGGATTTGTCAAAGGTATTGATCCGCTTGGGACAGCTTACAGGCTTGAAGATTACTTTATTGCCTGGGATGCTCAGTTTATGATGCCTCTCGCTCTTACTTTGTCTGTTTTACTTTGCACAATGGAGTTTGTGCTGGGCGTAGTTGTTTTACTTAACCTGAAACCCAAAACAAATGCCTGGATTTTATTGGTGGTCATGTCTTTTTTTACTTTGCTTACCCTGAATGATGCCATTTACAATCCAGTTCCCGATTGTGGTTGTTTTGGTGACGCCATAAAACTCACAAATTGGCAAACTTTTTATAAAAATGTGGTGCTCATGGTATTTGCACTCATTTTATTCGGGATGCGTAAAAAAGCCAATGATAAAGCTGGAAATATTGTTGCTTATGGCACAGCATCTATGGTTGCTTTGCTTTTTATCTCACTCAGCATATATTGTTACAGGCATTTGCCTGTTATTGATTTTATGGATTGGAAAACAGGCAACAAAATGTATGTTGAAAATCCTCAGCCGGTTAAGTATTACCTGATATATCGCAACAAGGAAAGTGGCGAAACACGTGAGTATTTATCGCCCGATTATCCATACAACGATTCTGTTTGGATGACCCAATGGGAGTATGTTGATACCCGGATTGAAGATCCCAATTCCTTTAAAGGGCATGATTTGCAAATTATTGATTCATTAGGTTCTGATCTTACCGATGTCATTATACGCAATCCTGATTATCAGTTTATTCTGGTCGCCTGGGATTTAGAAAGCGCAAATCAAAAAAGTCTGTCAGATGTAAATGTGTTGGCTCAAAAGGCCGAAGCTGCAGGGCTGGGTTTTGTGGCTCTCACCAGCACATTGCCTGCAGCTGTTAATGCCTTAAGCTTACAGTTAAATCTGCAGTATGATTTTTATCAGGCTGATGACATCACCCTTAAAACTATGGTGAGAGCTAATCCCGGCCTGTTGTTGCTGAAGAATGGCATTGTGATTGATAAATGGCATTACAATGACTTCCCTGATTATGAGTCGTTTGAAAGCAGATATCTCGTCAATTCAAAAGACAAATAA
- a CDS encoding ABC transporter permease, which produces MVRFVLKRLYYGIFVLFGVVTLVFVLFNILPGDPARMMLGQRADIASVEAINRELGRDRPLYEQYLGFLNDLSPVSYHKTNSPGSLWYPDSARYAPFTVLLSYKHQQVILKKPFLRRSYQSKRKVSEIISQAFPNTMLLATVAMGIAVIAGILIGIFTALRKDSFFDHLALVISVLGMSLPSFFAAILIAWLFAFVLADFTGLSMFGSLYSVDDFGRGEYMDLKNLILPAITLGIRPLAIIVELTRSSVLEVLSQDYIRTAQAKGLSNRLVISRHVMRNALNPVVTAVSGWFASLMAGAVFVEYVFDWKGIGVVIVDGLEKYDFPVVMGAVLFIAVMLVIINIFVDIIYGLLDPRVRVV; this is translated from the coding sequence ATGGTGCGGTTTGTTCTGAAAAGACTTTATTACGGCATTTTTGTTCTTTTCGGAGTGGTTACCCTCGTTTTTGTTCTGTTCAATATCCTTCCCGGCGATCCAGCCAGAATGATGCTTGGGCAGCGGGCTGATATCGCCTCTGTTGAGGCCATCAACCGCGAATTGGGTCGTGACCGGCCTTTATATGAACAATATCTGGGATTCCTCAACGACCTTTCGCCTGTGTCTTATCATAAAACTAATTCGCCGGGTAGTCTATGGTATCCCGATAGTGCAAGATATGCTCCATTTACCGTGTTGCTTTCTTATAAACATCAGCAGGTCATTCTTAAAAAACCTTTTTTACGCCGTTCTTATCAAAGTAAGCGTAAGGTTTCAGAAATTATTTCGCAAGCATTTCCCAATACCATGCTGCTAGCAACCGTAGCGATGGGAATAGCTGTTATTGCCGGAATTTTAATCGGCATTTTTACAGCATTGCGCAAGGATTCGTTTTTCGATCACCTGGCTTTGGTCATATCTGTGCTGGGAATGTCCTTACCCTCGTTTTTCGCAGCTATATTAATCGCCTGGCTTTTCGCTTTTGTGCTGGCCGATTTTACAGGCCTGAGTATGTTTGGGTCGCTCTATTCGGTTGATGACTTTGGGCGGGGCGAATACATGGATTTAAAAAATTTGATACTTCCGGCTATCACATTAGGCATCAGGCCATTGGCTATTATTGTAGAACTCACCCGTAGCTCAGTGCTCGAGGTGCTTTCACAGGATTATATCCGAACTGCACAAGCCAAGGGCTTGTCTAACAGGCTGGTTATCAGTCGTCATGTAATGCGCAATGCATTAAATCCAGTGGTTACAGCCGTTTCAGGTTGGTTTGCTTCCCTGATGGCCGGAGCCGTTTTTGTTGAATATGTTTTCGACTGGAAAGGCATTGGAGTAGTGATTGTTGACGGCCTAGAAAAGTATGATTTTCCGGTAGTTATGGGAGCGGTACTTTTCATTGCGGTAATGTTGGTGATTATTAATATTTTTGTAGATATTATTTACGGACTTCTTGACCCACGGGTTAGGGTAGTCTGA
- a CDS encoding triose-phosphate isomerase, with protein MRKNIVAGNWKMNKTFGEAEDLLFDIADQLKEGRPENVDVVVCPPAIYLELATDIAVENEFGCGAQNMSEHEAGAYTGEISAAMIRSAGAGYVIIGHSERRTYFGETDSLLAVKVSQALKHELAPIYCCGEVLAEREAEKHFEVVENQITQALFHLSPEEFTKVIIAYEPVWAIGTGRTASPQQAQEMHAFIRKVLAAKFGDELAAGTTILYGGSCNAANARELFSNPDVDGGLIGGASLKAEDFIKIIRSF; from the coding sequence ATGAGAAAAAACATTGTTGCGGGCAACTGGAAAATGAATAAAACTTTTGGAGAGGCCGAAGATTTGTTGTTTGATATAGCTGATCAGTTAAAAGAGGGCCGTCCTGAAAATGTGGATGTGGTTGTTTGTCCGCCTGCCATTTATCTTGAATTGGCTACCGACATCGCAGTTGAAAATGAATTTGGCTGTGGCGCACAAAACATGAGTGAGCATGAAGCTGGAGCATATACCGGTGAAATTTCAGCAGCCATGATTCGGTCTGCAGGTGCTGGCTATGTTATTATCGGGCACTCTGAGCGCAGAACTTATTTTGGTGAAACTGACAGTTTATTGGCTGTAAAAGTTTCACAGGCGTTAAAGCATGAACTTGCCCCAATTTATTGCTGTGGCGAAGTACTGGCTGAGCGCGAAGCAGAAAAGCATTTTGAAGTAGTTGAAAATCAAATCACACAAGCGCTTTTTCATTTATCACCCGAAGAGTTTACAAAAGTTATTATTGCCTACGAACCTGTTTGGGCCATTGGTACAGGTCGCACAGCCTCGCCGCAGCAAGCGCAGGAGATGCATGCCTTTATCCGTAAGGTTCTTGCTGCCAAGTTTGGCGACGAACTGGCTGCCGGAACAACCATTCTATACGGAGGCAGTTGCAATGCAGCCAATGCCCGCGAATTATTTTCGAACCCCGATGTTGATGGTGGTCTGATTGGTGGTGCTTCTCTTAAAGCCGAAGATTTTATTAAAATCATCAGAAGTTTCTGA